The following proteins are co-located in the Pseudomonas antarctica genome:
- a CDS encoding aspartate aminotransferase family protein, producing MTAACLMTTYQPLALSFTRGLGTRLWDQQGREYLDAVAGVAVTNVGHSHPRLVTAISEQAGLLLHTSNLYSIDWQQRLAQRLTQLSGLDRAFFNNSGAEANETALKLARLHGWKKGIEEPLVVVMENAFHGRTLGTMAASDGPSVRLGFQRLPGDFLKMGFGDLASLEALTHAFGPRIAAVLLEPIQGESGVIPAPLGYLKALREHCSRHGWLMMLDEIQTGIGRTGTWFAFQHEGIVPDVMTLAKGLGNGVPIGACLARATVAELFTPGSHGSTFGGNPLACRVGCTVLEIIEEQGLLQNAAQQGARLLSRLRVELSEHPQVAAIRGQGLMIGIELARPYRDLAQRAAQEHGLLINVTRGKIIRLLPPLTLDAKEVEMIVRAITRLLD from the coding sequence ATGACCGCCGCCTGCCTGATGACCACGTATCAACCCTTGGCCCTGAGTTTCACCCGTGGCCTGGGCACGCGCCTGTGGGACCAGCAGGGCCGTGAATACCTCGACGCGGTGGCGGGTGTGGCGGTGACCAATGTCGGGCATTCCCACCCCAGGCTGGTGACGGCCATCAGTGAACAGGCGGGCCTGCTGCTGCACACGTCCAACCTCTACAGCATTGACTGGCAGCAGCGCCTGGCCCAGCGGCTGACGCAGTTGTCCGGCCTGGACCGCGCGTTCTTCAACAATTCCGGCGCCGAAGCCAACGAGACGGCGCTGAAGCTGGCACGGTTGCATGGCTGGAAAAAAGGCATCGAAGAGCCGTTGGTGGTGGTGATGGAAAACGCGTTTCACGGGCGTACCCTGGGCACCATGGCGGCCAGCGACGGGCCTTCGGTGCGCCTGGGCTTTCAGCGTTTGCCGGGGGATTTTCTCAAGATGGGTTTTGGCGATCTGGCGTCACTGGAAGCGCTCACTCACGCGTTCGGCCCACGCATTGCGGCGGTGCTGCTGGAACCCATCCAGGGCGAAAGTGGCGTGATACCCGCACCGCTCGGCTACCTGAAAGCCCTGCGCGAGCATTGCTCGCGCCACGGCTGGCTGATGATGCTGGATGAAATACAGACCGGCATCGGCCGTACCGGCACCTGGTTTGCATTCCAGCATGAAGGCATTGTTCCGGACGTGATGACCCTGGCCAAAGGCCTCGGCAACGGCGTGCCCATCGGCGCCTGCCTGGCACGCGCCACGGTGGCCGAGTTGTTCACGCCGGGCAGCCACGGCAGCACGTTCGGCGGCAACCCGCTGGCCTGCCGCGTGGGCTGCACCGTGCTGGAAATCATTGAAGAGCAGGGCTTGCTGCAGAACGCTGCGCAACAGGGCGCGCGCCTGCTGTCGCGGTTGCGGGTGGAGTTGAGCGAGCATCCGCAGGTGGCGGCGATTCGTGGGCAGGGTTTGATGATTGGCATCGAGTTGGCCCGCCCGTATCGCGACCTTGCCCAGCGTGCGGCTCAGGAGCACGGGCTATTGATCAATGTGACGCGTGGCAAAATCATTCGCCTGCTACCGCCGCTGACGCTGGATGCCAAAGAGGTCGAGATGATCGTGCGGGCCATTACCCGCTTATTGGACTGA
- the punC gene encoding purine nucleoside transporter PunC yields MKNSFGFTWYLAGLSMLGYLAMDMYLPAFGAMGEQLQIGAGAVGASLSIFLAGFAVGQLLWGPLSDRLGRKPILVTGLSLFVLGCLGMFWVETAPQLLALRFMQAIGVCSAAVSWQALVIDRYPADKAHRVFASIMPLMSLSPALAPLLGAMVLNHFGWQAIFGVLLGVSLLLLLPTLFLRKMPKRRAEEGEPSRLGYGQLLTSRVFTGNVMIFAACSASFFAWLTASPFILGDMGYSPNDIGLSYVLPTLAFLVGGYSCRSALQHCQGKVLLPWLLVAYCISMVALYLVATLTVPTLTTLLIPFCLMALVNGASYPIVVANALMPFAENSGKAAALQNTLQLGLCFLSSLLVSSMIDQPLLITVIVMLATAPLAVLGYWLARPKADNSELANA; encoded by the coding sequence ATGAAAAATTCTTTTGGTTTTACCTGGTATCTGGCGGGGCTGAGCATGCTCGGTTATCTCGCCATGGACATGTACTTGCCGGCGTTCGGCGCAATGGGCGAGCAGTTACAGATTGGTGCGGGCGCCGTGGGCGCCAGCTTGAGCATTTTCCTCGCCGGGTTTGCGGTGGGGCAGTTGCTGTGGGGGCCGTTGTCCGACCGCCTGGGGCGCAAGCCGATCCTGGTGACGGGCTTGAGCCTGTTTGTGTTGGGTTGCCTGGGCATGTTCTGGGTCGAAACGGCGCCGCAACTGTTGGCGCTGCGCTTTATGCAGGCAATTGGCGTGTGTTCTGCCGCTGTCAGTTGGCAGGCGTTGGTGATTGACCGCTACCCGGCCGACAAGGCCCATCGCGTGTTCGCCAGCATCATGCCGTTGATGTCGCTGTCGCCGGCCCTGGCGCCGCTGCTGGGCGCGATGGTGTTGAATCACTTTGGTTGGCAGGCGATCTTCGGGGTGTTGCTGGGTGTGTCGCTGCTGTTGCTGCTGCCGACGTTGTTCCTGCGCAAGATGCCGAAACGTCGGGCAGAAGAGGGCGAACCTTCGCGCCTCGGCTATGGGCAGTTGCTGACCTCCCGCGTGTTTACCGGCAACGTGATGATCTTCGCCGCGTGCTCGGCCAGTTTTTTCGCCTGGCTGACCGCTTCGCCCTTCATCCTCGGCGATATGGGCTACAGCCCGAACGACATTGGCCTGAGCTACGTGTTGCCGACCTTGGCTTTTCTGGTGGGTGGCTACAGTTGCCGCAGCGCGTTGCAGCATTGCCAGGGCAAAGTCTTGCTGCCGTGGTTGCTGGTGGCTTATTGCATCAGCATGGTGGCGCTGTACCTCGTCGCGACCTTGACCGTGCCGACCCTGACCACCTTGCTGATTCCCTTCTGCCTGATGGCCTTGGTCAACGGTGCGAGCTACCCGATCGTGGTGGCGAATGCGCTGATGCCCTTTGCGGAAAATTCCGGCAAGGCCGCTGCACTGCAGAACACCCTGCAACTGGGGCTGTGCTTTCTGAGCAGCTTGCTGGTGTCGTCGATGATCGACCAGCCGTTGCTGATCACCGTGATCGTGATGCTCGCCACCGCGCCATTGGCCGTGTTGGGTTACTGGCTGGCGCGACCGAAGGCAGACAATTCGGAACTGGCTAACGCTTGA
- a CDS encoding nucleobase:cation symporter-2 family protein — translation MTIPKASPQRPEDENLGVAANMAYGLQHVLTMYGGIVAVPLIVGQAAGLSPADIGLLIAASLFAGGLATLLQTLGLPFFGCQLPLVQGVSFAGVATMVAIVGSDGAGGVPAILGAVMAASFIGLLITPVFSRITKFFPPLVTGIVITTIGLTLMPVAARWAMGGNSRAADFGSMANVGLAALTLALVLLLSKIGSATISRLSILLAMVIGTVIAVFLGMADFSGVAQGPMFGFPTPFHFGVPTFHVAAIISMCIVVMVTLVETSADILAVGEIIDTKVDSKRLGNGLRADMLSSMFAPIFGSFTQSAFAQNVGLVAVTGVKSRFVVATGGVFLVVLGLLPFMGRVIAAVPTSVLGGAGIVLFGTVAASGIRTLSKVDYRNNMNLIIVATSIGFGMIPIAAPNFYDHFPTWFATIFHSGISSSAIMAILLNLAFNHFTAGNSDQQSVFVAGTERSVYFHDVAALRDGDYFSGGKMFDAEGKEIPVLAEVPRKSVKPETTEV, via the coding sequence ATGACTATCCCGAAGGCGTCACCGCAGCGGCCAGAAGATGAGAATCTTGGCGTCGCCGCCAACATGGCTTACGGCCTGCAGCATGTGCTCACCATGTACGGCGGCATCGTCGCTGTACCGTTGATCGTCGGCCAGGCGGCCGGTTTGTCGCCGGCGGATATCGGCCTGTTGATCGCCGCATCGCTGTTTGCCGGTGGCCTGGCCACGTTGCTGCAAACCCTTGGCCTGCCGTTTTTCGGCTGCCAACTGCCGCTGGTGCAGGGCGTGTCGTTTGCCGGTGTGGCGACGATGGTGGCGATTGTCGGCAGTGATGGCGCAGGCGGCGTGCCGGCGATTCTCGGGGCGGTGATGGCCGCGTCGTTTATCGGGCTACTGATCACGCCGGTGTTCTCACGGATCACCAAGTTCTTCCCGCCGCTGGTGACCGGCATCGTGATCACCACCATCGGTCTCACATTAATGCCCGTGGCGGCGCGCTGGGCCATGGGCGGCAATAGCCGTGCGGCGGATTTCGGCAGCATGGCGAACGTCGGCCTGGCCGCGCTGACACTGGCGTTGGTGTTGCTGCTGAGCAAGATCGGCAGCGCGACGATCTCGCGTTTGTCGATCCTGCTGGCCATGGTGATTGGCACCGTGATTGCGGTGTTCCTCGGCATGGCGGATTTCTCCGGCGTGGCCCAGGGCCCGATGTTCGGTTTCCCCACACCCTTTCATTTTGGCGTGCCGACCTTCCATGTGGCGGCGATCATTTCCATGTGTATCGTGGTGATGGTGACCTTGGTGGAAACCTCGGCGGACATTCTGGCGGTCGGTGAGATCATCGATACCAAAGTCGATTCCAAGCGCCTCGGCAACGGCTTGCGCGCCGATATGCTCTCAAGCATGTTCGCGCCGATCTTCGGTTCATTCACCCAGAGTGCGTTCGCCCAGAACGTCGGCCTGGTGGCGGTGACCGGGGTGAAGAGTCGGTTTGTGGTGGCAACGGGCGGGGTGTTCCTGGTAGTGCTTGGCCTGCTGCCCTTTATGGGCCGGGTGATTGCGGCAGTGCCGACATCGGTGCTGGGCGGTGCCGGGATTGTGCTGTTTGGCACGGTAGCAGCCAGTGGTATTCGCACGCTGTCCAAGGTGGATTACCGCAACAACATGAACCTGATCATCGTCGCAACGAGCATCGGTTTCGGCATGATCCCCATCGCTGCACCGAACTTTTACGACCACTTCCCAACCTGGTTCGCGACGATTTTCCATTCGGGTATCAGTTCGTCGGCGATCATGGCGATCCTGTTGAATCTGGCGTTCAACCACTTTACCGCCGGCAACTCGGACCAGCAGTCGGTGTTTGTGGCGGGGACTGAGCGCAGTGTGTACTTCCACGATGTGGCGGCATTGCGCGATGGGGATTACTTCAGCGGCGGTAAGATGTTTGATGCCGAAGGGAAGGAGATTCCGGTGCTGGCCGAGGTGCCCAGGAAATCCGTAAAACCTGAGACCACTGAAGTTTGA
- a CDS encoding LysR family transcriptional regulator, with product MDLFQAMSVYVKVVETGSMTAAAQECGMSTTMVGNHLRALEQRLGVSLLKRTTRKQSLTEFGGQYYQRCLEVLGLVADSELLAEQAHSETPKGSLRITAPPVFGTERLTPALSEFSQRYPLINLYVVLSNERMDLVDSGFDVAIRLGELETSSLIARPMQAYTLTLCASPEYLARRGTPQTPNDLQHHDCLAFAYPANDNWRDTDKLWRMTGEEGEVEVPVSGSLTINSSQGLRQAAVNGMGIIMLADALVQPDLESGKLVALLTTYQLPCRPMHLLYRQDRYRLPKLRAFVDFAMEKWAR from the coding sequence ATGGATCTGTTCCAGGCGATGTCGGTGTACGTGAAAGTGGTGGAGACCGGCAGCATGACCGCCGCCGCGCAGGAATGCGGGATGTCGACCACCATGGTCGGCAATCATTTGCGTGCGCTGGAGCAACGGCTGGGGGTCAGCCTGCTCAAGCGCACCACCCGTAAACAAAGCCTCACGGAGTTCGGCGGGCAGTATTACCAGCGTTGCCTGGAGGTGCTGGGGCTGGTGGCCGACTCCGAGCTGCTGGCGGAGCAGGCCCACAGCGAAACCCCCAAAGGCAGTCTGCGGATCACCGCGCCCCCGGTATTCGGCACCGAACGCCTGACGCCCGCCCTGAGCGAATTTTCCCAGCGCTACCCGCTGATCAACCTGTACGTGGTGCTGAGCAACGAACGGATGGACCTGGTCGACAGCGGCTTCGACGTGGCGATCCGACTCGGCGAGCTGGAGACCTCCAGCCTGATCGCCCGGCCCATGCAGGCCTACACCCTGACCCTTTGCGCCTCACCTGAGTACCTGGCGCGACGCGGCACGCCGCAGACACCCAACGACCTGCAGCACCATGACTGCCTGGCGTTCGCCTACCCGGCGAACGACAACTGGCGTGACACCGACAAACTGTGGCGCATGACCGGCGAGGAAGGCGAGGTTGAGGTTCCGGTGTCCGGCTCATTGACCATCAATAGCTCGCAAGGCTTGCGCCAGGCGGCCGTAAACGGCATGGGCATCATCATGCTGGCCGATGCCCTGGTGCAACCGGACCTGGAGAGCGGCAAGCTGGTGGCCTTGTTAACCACCTACCAACTGCCCTGCCGCCCCATGCACCTGCTTTACCGACAGGACCGCTACCGCCTGCCCAAACTGCGCGCCTTCGTGGATTTCGCCATGGAAAAATGGGCGCGCTAG
- a CDS encoding proline iminopeptidase-family hydrolase, which yields MWREIAPDQQYNVQVDGHNVVVYSFGDGDEVLLCLNGGPGLPCDYLRDAHGWLKEHNLRVVAFDQLGTGASARPADVSLWEISRYVEEVETVRRALDLGRVHLLGHSWGGWLGIEYAIHYPDALKSLILENTVGDIPHLSQELERLRGALGSETVAMMQRHEAMGTLDHPQYQAAITLLNYRHVCRLDEWPEPVKRSLGDWNMGPYEAMQGPNEFLYIGNLKDWNRIPQMAEFKMPILITTGQHDELTPACAHRMKLAARHAELHVFPNSSHMPFYEEPHAYFPVLLDFLARHRG from the coding sequence ATGTGGCGTGAAATTGCCCCCGACCAGCAGTACAACGTGCAAGTCGACGGCCATAACGTCGTGGTCTACAGCTTTGGCGACGGCGATGAGGTGCTCTTGTGTCTCAATGGCGGCCCGGGCTTGCCATGTGACTACTTGCGCGACGCCCATGGCTGGCTCAAAGAGCATAACCTGCGAGTGGTTGCATTCGACCAGCTTGGTACCGGCGCATCAGCCAGACCGGCCGACGTTTCCTTGTGGGAAATCAGCCGTTATGTCGAAGAAGTTGAAACCGTGCGCCGTGCCCTGGATCTCGGCCGCGTGCATTTGCTGGGGCATTCCTGGGGCGGCTGGCTGGGCATCGAATACGCCATCCATTACCCCGACGCACTGAAAAGCCTGATCCTCGAAAACACCGTCGGCGACATTCCGCACCTGTCCCAGGAGCTCGAACGCCTGCGCGGTGCCCTCGGCAGCGAAACCGTGGCCATGATGCAGCGCCATGAAGCCATGGGCACCCTGGACCATCCGCAGTACCAGGCCGCGATTACTTTGCTCAATTACCGTCACGTCTGCCGTCTGGACGAATGGCCGGAGCCGGTCAAGCGCTCCCTTGGCGACTGGAACATGGGACCCTACGAAGCCATGCAGGGCCCCAACGAATTCCTGTACATCGGTAACCTCAAGGACTGGAACCGCATCCCCCAGATGGCCGAGTTCAAGATGCCAATCCTGATCACCACCGGCCAGCACGATGAACTCACGCCGGCCTGCGCCCATCGCATGAAGCTGGCCGCCAGGCATGCCGAATTGCACGTGTTTCCCAACAGCAGCCACATGCCCTTTTATGAGGAACCCCACGCGTACTTCCCGGTGCTGCTGGACTTCCTCGCTCGCCATCGAGGATGA
- a CDS encoding ABC transporter permease, with translation MSSRPLIAPWRLRLRFGFRNGRLTAAWGLLILLAWFALALFAPWVAPFDPIAQNTDISLLGPSMAHPFGTDNYGRDILSRVIWGARIDLQLAIIGVIFPFMIGTFVGAVSGYIGGRFDSVCMRVIDVILAFPFLVLMLAIMAILGPGLKSFYIAMALVGWVSYARLIRSQILVLKESDFALAAKSLGFGHGRILFRHLLPNAMFGSIVFSMSDAVLVLLNGAAVSYLGLGVQPPTAEWGTMVAEGQAFITTAWWICTFPGLAIVTLAMGFSLLADGVAQVLGDRS, from the coding sequence ATGAGCAGCCGCCCACTGATTGCCCCGTGGCGTTTGCGCCTGCGTTTTGGTTTTCGCAATGGTCGACTGACCGCTGCGTGGGGGTTGTTGATTTTGTTGGCCTGGTTTGCCCTAGCACTGTTTGCACCGTGGGTTGCGCCTTTTGATCCGATTGCGCAAAACACCGATATCAGCTTGTTGGGCCCCAGCATGGCCCACCCGTTCGGCACGGATAACTACGGAAGGGACATTCTTTCGCGGGTGATCTGGGGCGCGCGCATCGACTTGCAACTGGCCATCATCGGGGTGATTTTCCCGTTCATGATCGGCACCTTCGTCGGCGCCGTCTCCGGCTACATTGGCGGTCGTTTCGACAGCGTCTGCATGCGCGTGATCGACGTGATCCTCGCGTTCCCGTTCCTGGTGCTGATGCTGGCGATCATGGCCATTCTCGGCCCGGGCTTGAAGAGCTTCTATATCGCCATGGCGCTGGTGGGCTGGGTGTCGTATGCGCGGCTGATCCGCTCACAGATCCTGGTGCTCAAGGAAAGCGACTTCGCCCTGGCCGCCAAGAGCCTGGGCTTTGGCCACGGGCGCATTCTGTTCCGGCATTTGCTGCCCAACGCGATGTTTGGCTCGATTGTGTTTTCCATGTCCGACGCGGTGCTGGTGCTGCTCAACGGCGCCGCCGTGAGTTATCTGGGCCTGGGTGTGCAACCGCCGACGGCCGAGTGGGGCACGATGGTGGCCGAAGGGCAGGCGTTCATCACCACCGCCTGGTGGATTTGCACCTTCCCGGGCCTGGCCATCGTGACCCTGGCCATGGGTTTCAGCCTGTTGGCCGATGGCGTGGCGCAAGTGTTGGGAGACCGTTCATGA
- the punR gene encoding DNA-binding transcriptional activator PunR — protein MWSEYSLDVVDAVARHGSFSAAAQELHRVPSAISYTVRQLEEWLAVPLFVRRHRDVELTPAGRLFIDEARGVMKKMLGTRRLCQQVANGWSGQLKVAVDSIVKPQRCRQLVLDFYRQFPEVELLLEYEVYNGVWDALADERTDIVIGATSAVPVASHFTFRDMGLLNWLCVVSAKHPLATVAGLLSDDQLRPFASLCMTDTSRNLPKRDTWTLDNQRRLVVPNWASAIDCLRDGLCVGMAPAHQVLPWIERGELVALQLSRPFPASPSCVAWAQNKLSPAMAWLLEYLGDTETMNQEWLNGPDG, from the coding sequence ATGTGGTCTGAATACTCGCTGGATGTTGTTGATGCCGTGGCGCGCCACGGCAGCTTCAGCGCCGCCGCGCAGGAACTGCATCGCGTGCCGTCGGCCATCAGCTACACGGTGCGCCAGCTTGAGGAATGGCTGGCGGTGCCATTGTTTGTGCGGCGCCATCGCGACGTAGAACTGACCCCGGCCGGCCGTTTATTTATAGACGAAGCCCGCGGCGTGATGAAAAAAATGCTCGGCACACGACGCTTGTGCCAGCAGGTGGCGAATGGCTGGAGTGGCCAATTGAAGGTGGCCGTGGACTCTATTGTCAAACCCCAGCGCTGTCGGCAGTTGGTGCTGGATTTCTATCGGCAGTTTCCCGAAGTGGAATTGCTGCTGGAATACGAGGTGTACAACGGCGTGTGGGACGCCCTGGCCGATGAGCGCACCGACATCGTGATCGGCGCCACCAGCGCGGTGCCGGTGGCCAGCCACTTCACGTTTCGCGACATGGGGTTGTTGAACTGGCTGTGTGTGGTCAGCGCGAAGCACCCGCTGGCGACGGTGGCGGGTTTGCTCAGTGACGACCAATTGCGCCCGTTCGCCTCTCTCTGCATGACCGACACCTCGCGCAACCTGCCCAAGCGCGATACCTGGACCCTGGATAACCAACGCCGACTGGTGGTGCCCAATTGGGCCTCGGCCATTGATTGCCTGCGCGATGGCCTGTGTGTCGGCATGGCCCCGGCGCATCAGGTGTTGCCGTGGATCGAGCGCGGTGAGCTGGTGGCATTGCAATTAAGCCGGCCGTTCCCGGCCAGCCCGTCGTGCGTGGCCTGGGCACAGAACAAGCTGTCCCCGGCAATGGCGTGGTTGCTGGAGTATCTGGGCGATACCGAGACGATGAACCAGGAATGGCTGAATGGCCCGGATGGCTGA
- a CDS encoding LuxR family transcriptional regulator, with translation MLAKLTAFNNRLMPGRSLDEQMDNTFILAQQLGFDALVYDYTPVPIDQDGSLITPSVLELRNTPPDWHALWCSEGFYQIDPVQHLALSTVSPFVWSYEAKAQTALQKIIDPCHAPVSTYLHERQLTCGVSVPIHLPRGGFASLTGLRTGNASTVLQDAQQTLTDFSLITHALQEAAYPLFSKELRTYPHIHLTKRERECLKWAAEGFTAAEIATQLSRSLAVVTLHLASAMHKLGAKNRVQAVVRATHYRLLED, from the coding sequence ATGCTGGCCAAGCTAACCGCCTTCAATAACCGTCTGATGCCGGGCAGGAGCCTGGATGAACAGATGGACAACACATTTATCCTCGCCCAACAATTGGGCTTCGATGCGCTGGTGTACGACTACACGCCAGTGCCCATCGACCAGGACGGCTCACTGATCACGCCGTCGGTGCTGGAGTTGCGTAATACCCCGCCGGACTGGCACGCGTTGTGGTGCAGCGAAGGGTTTTACCAGATCGACCCGGTGCAACACCTGGCCCTGAGCACGGTGTCGCCGTTCGTCTGGTCCTATGAGGCAAAAGCCCAGACCGCGCTGCAAAAAATCATCGACCCCTGCCATGCGCCGGTGTCCACTTATCTGCATGAACGCCAACTGACCTGCGGCGTCAGTGTGCCCATTCATCTGCCGCGCGGCGGTTTCGCGTCGCTGACCGGACTGCGCACCGGTAACGCCAGCACGGTGTTACAAGATGCGCAGCAGACCCTGACGGATTTCAGCCTGATTACCCATGCCTTGCAGGAAGCGGCCTACCCGTTGTTCAGCAAAGAGCTACGTACCTACCCGCATATTCATCTGACCAAACGCGAGCGCGAATGCCTGAAATGGGCCGCCGAAGGTTTCACCGCCGCCGAAATCGCCACGCAATTGAGCCGTTCACTGGCGGTGGTCACCCTGCACCTGGCCTCGGCGATGCACAAACTGGGAGCCAAAAACCGCGTCCAGGCGGTAGTCCGCGCCACCCATTACCGCTTGCTGGAAGATTGA
- a CDS encoding ABC transporter permease codes for MNLARYRFVLSRPLQLLPVLFGISLITFVLVRSIPGDPARALLGSRSTPDALLKIRAQYGLDQPLWLQYFYFLKNLLKGDLGQSLLYKVDALKLIVTRIEPTLVLVLGSVLLALLIAVPLATVAARNKGGWADNLIRVFTTVGLGMPAFWLGLMLILLLSVKWGLFPVSGYGRTWLDKAHHMLLPCLTIALALSAVLVRNLRASMLMELQADHVTAARARGLSEAAVFRRHVLPNSLVPAVNLLAVNIGWLISGTVVIESLFAIPGIGQLLVRGIFTRDYMVVQGVAMVLACATVVVNFVADVVTVALDPRVKMQ; via the coding sequence ATGAACCTGGCGCGTTACCGTTTTGTACTGTCCCGGCCGCTGCAATTGCTGCCGGTGTTGTTTGGCATCAGCCTGATCACCTTTGTGCTGGTGCGCTCGATCCCCGGCGACCCGGCGCGGGCCTTGCTGGGCTCACGCAGTACGCCGGATGCGTTGCTGAAAATCCGCGCCCAGTACGGCCTCGATCAACCGTTGTGGCTGCAGTATTTCTACTTCCTCAAGAACTTGCTCAAGGGCGATCTCGGCCAGTCGCTGTTGTACAAGGTTGACGCCTTGAAGCTGATCGTCACGCGGATCGAACCGACCTTGGTACTGGTGCTCGGCAGTGTGCTGCTGGCGCTCTTGATTGCAGTGCCGCTGGCGACGGTGGCGGCGCGCAATAAAGGCGGTTGGGCAGACAACCTGATTCGCGTGTTCACCACGGTTGGCCTGGGCATGCCGGCGTTCTGGCTGGGCTTGATGTTGATTTTGTTGCTGAGCGTGAAGTGGGGCCTGTTCCCGGTGTCCGGCTACGGGCGCACCTGGCTGGATAAGGCTCACCATATGCTGCTGCCCTGTTTGACCATCGCCCTGGCGCTGTCGGCGGTGCTGGTGCGTAACCTGCGCGCGAGCATGCTGATGGAGTTGCAGGCCGACCATGTCACCGCTGCCCGGGCGCGCGGGCTGTCGGAGGCCGCCGTGTTCCGTCGGCATGTGTTGCCCAATTCCCTGGTGCCGGCGGTCAACCTGCTGGCGGTGAATATCGGGTGGTTGATCAGCGGCACCGTGGTGATCGAGAGTCTTTTCGCCATTCCCGGCATCGGCCAGTTGCTGGTGCGCGGCATCTTCACCCGTGACTACATGGTGGTGCAGGGCGTGGCCATGGTGCTGGCGTGTGCGACGGTGGTGGTCAACTTCGTCGCTGACGTGGTGACGGTGGCCCTCGACCCACGAGTGAAGATGCAATGA
- a CDS encoding proline iminopeptidase-family hydrolase — protein MEFIEKMREGYAAFGAYQTWYRVTGDLTTGRTPLVIIHGGPGCTHDYVDAFKDVAASGHAVIHYDQLGNGRSTHLPEKDASFWTIDLFLAELNNLLDHLHISDNYAILGQSWGGMLGSEHAILQPKGLRAFIPANSPTCMRTWVSEANRLRKLLPEGVHETLLKHEQAGTYQDPEYLTASRVFYDQHVCRVNPWPEEVARTFAAVDSDPTVYHAMSGPTEFHVIGSLKDWNVIGRLSAINVPTLVISGRHDEATPLVVKPFLDEIADVRWALFEDSSHMPHVEERQACMGTVVKFLDEACSVPHQALKAG, from the coding sequence ATGGAATTCATCGAGAAGATGCGCGAAGGCTATGCGGCCTTCGGCGCCTACCAGACCTGGTACCGCGTCACCGGCGACCTGACCACCGGCCGTACACCTTTGGTGATCATCCACGGCGGTCCCGGCTGCACCCATGACTATGTCGACGCGTTCAAGGACGTTGCCGCCAGCGGCCATGCGGTTATTCACTACGACCAACTCGGCAATGGCCGCTCCACACACTTACCGGAAAAAGATGCGTCTTTCTGGACCATCGACCTGTTCCTCGCAGAGCTGAACAACCTGCTGGACCACCTGCACATCAGCGACAATTACGCGATCCTCGGGCAATCGTGGGGCGGCATGCTCGGCAGCGAGCACGCGATTCTGCAGCCCAAAGGCCTGCGCGCATTCATCCCGGCCAACTCGCCGACGTGCATGCGCACCTGGGTCAGCGAAGCCAACCGCCTGCGCAAACTGTTGCCCGAAGGCGTGCATGAAACCCTGCTCAAACACGAACAGGCCGGCACCTACCAAGACCCGGAATACCTAACCGCCTCGCGGGTTTTCTATGACCAGCACGTGTGCCGCGTCAACCCGTGGCCGGAAGAAGTGGCGCGCACCTTCGCGGCAGTGGATTCGGACCCGACGGTGTACCACGCCATGAGCGGCCCGACGGAGTTCCATGTGATCGGCAGCTTGAAGGACTGGAACGTGATTGGCCGGTTGTCGGCGATCAATGTGCCAACCCTGGTGATCTCCGGTCGGCACGACGAGGCCACGCCATTGGTGGTCAAACCGTTCCTGGATGAGATCGCGGACGTGCGCTGGGCGCTGTTTGAAGATTCCAGCCACATGCCCCACGTGGAAGAACGCCAGGCATGCATGGGGACCGTGGTGAAGTTTCTGGATGAGGCCTGCTCGGTGCCGCACCAGGCACTCAAAGCGGGTTGA